Proteins encoded within one genomic window of Camelina sativa cultivar DH55 chromosome 19, Cs, whole genome shotgun sequence:
- the LOC104764567 gene encoding non-specific lipid-transfer protein 6-like, which produces MKFLLLAMCLVLALRCGEAAVSCSTTVAELYPCVSYVVQGGAVPESCCNGIKALNSQAQTAADRQSVCRCIKSAIGGVSYTSNNLNNALSLPSKCGLSLPYKFSPSTNCDSIN; this is translated from the exons ATGAAGTTTCTCTTACTTGCCATGTGCCTGGTTCTTGCTTTGCGCTGTGGTGAAGCAGCCGTGTCTTGCAGCACGACGGTTGCCGAGCTTTACCCTTGCGTCTCCTACGTGGTTCAGGGCGGTGCCGTCCCAGAAAGCTGCTGCAACGGTATCAAAGCGCTCAACAGTCAGGCTCAAACCGCTGCGGACCGTCAAAGCGTCTGCCGTTGCATCAAATCTGCTATTGGAGGAGTCTCTTACACTTCTAACAACCTCAACAATGCTTTGTCTTTGCCTTCAAAATGTGGACTCAGTCTCCCTTACAAGTTCAGCCCATCCACCAACTGCGACAG TATTAACTGA